Proteins from a genomic interval of Debaryomyces hansenii CBS767 chromosome E complete sequence:
- a CDS encoding DEHA2E24332p (similar to uniprot|Q07993 Saccharomyces cerevisiae YLR070C XYL2 XYLitol Dehydrogenase), with the protein MATKQNIGVFTNPKHDLYVSEIETPDVGDLSEEEVLVHVRSTGICGSDVHFQKHGCIGPTMVVEDEHILGHESAGEVLAVGNKVKILKVGDKVALEPGVPCHTCKPCLTGKYNGCENVEFYSTPPVHGFLRRYIKHPAAFCHKINLLTYAQGALLEPLSVVFCGIRHINLILGQSVLVFGAGPIGFATAKAAEAAGAYPIMVTDIEQSKLDFIKKEIPSAITALVNGSLKENVAKVTDDGINNFDVAIECTGVEQSLELATHALDFGAKLHIIGVGKDHQKFPFMLLSVKEINITFQYRYANTWPTIIKLVEAGIIKLDNLVTHRFKLEDAVDAFKLAGNPKSGAMKILIEDS; encoded by the coding sequence ATGGCTActaaacaaaatattggAGTTTTCACAAACCCTAAACACGACCTTTACGTTTCAGAAATTGAGACACCTGATGTTGGAGATCTTTCCGAAGAGGAAGTATTGGTCCATGTTAGAAGCACAGGAATCTGCGGATCGGATGTTCACTTTCAGAAGCATGGTTGCATAGGACCAACCATGGTCGTTGAGGACGAACACATTTTGGGACACGAATCGGCAGGAGAAGTTTTGGCTGTTGGCAACAAAgttaaaattttgaaagtaGGAGACAAGGTTGCTCTTGAGCCAGGTGTTCCATGTCACACTTGCAAACCATGTTTGACAGGGAAATACAATGGATGTGAGAATGTAGAATTTTATTCTACACCTCCTGTTCACGGCTTTTTAAGAAGATATATCAAGCATCCAGCTGCTTTTTGCCACAAGATCAATTTACTTACTTATGCGCAAGGTGCACTTTTGGAGCCTCTTTCAGTTGTGTTTTGTGGAATTAGACATATCAATCTTATATTAGGTCAATCAGTCCTCGTTTTTGGCGCTGGTCCTATTGGATTTGCAACTGCAAAGGCAGCTGAAGCAGCTGGAGCATACCCTATCATGGTCACTGATATAGAACAATCGAAGCTAGATTTTATCAAGAAGGAAATTCCAAGTGCTATCACTGCACTTGTTAATGGATCTTTAAAAGAAAACGTAGCAAAAGTAACGGACGATGGTATAAACAATTTTGATGTTGCAATCGAGTGCACTGGTGTGGAGCAATCGCTTGAGCTTGCAACTCACGCCCTTGATTTTGGTGCAAAATTACATATCATTGGTGTCGGAAAAGATCATCAAAAGTTCCCTTTCATGCTCTTGTCTGTGAAGGAAATCAATATTACATTTCAATACAGATATGCCAACACATGGCCAACCATCATCAAATTGGTAGAAGCAGGCATTATTAAGTTAGATAACTTAGTAACTCATAGGTTCAAGCTCGAAGATGCTGTTGACGCTTTCAAGCTTGCCGGAAATCCAAAATCTGGAGCAATGAAAATCCTTATTGAAGATTCctaa